Proteins found in one Candidatus Krumholzibacteriia bacterium genomic segment:
- the cysD gene encoding sulfate adenylyltransferase subunit CysD — protein sequence MSDSHRGSEHYSLSTLRQLEAEAIHIIREVAATFDKPVMLYSVGKDSSVMVHLARKAFHPAPIPFPLMVIDTTWMFPEMYQHRDRTAERLGVEILSETNWQAKERGANPFTWGSVEYTNVMNTQALVRALREHRFDAAFGGARRDEERSRAKERIFSFRDEHSRWDPKNQRPELWDLYNTRVHRGESIRVFPISNWTELDIWQYILVEDIDLCELYYSKPRRIVRRDGMLIPYYTPDDHEYFDHPMELSDGEQVEEVSVRFRTLGDWPLTAATESTATTVQEIVAETMIARQSERSTRMIDYDQDASMETKKREGYF from the coding sequence ATGAGCGATTCCCACCGCGGGAGTGAACACTACTCCCTCTCCACCCTCCGCCAGCTCGAGGCCGAGGCCATCCACATCATCCGCGAGGTGGCCGCCACCTTCGACAAGCCGGTCATGCTGTACAGCGTGGGCAAGGACTCGTCGGTCATGGTGCACCTGGCGCGCAAGGCCTTCCACCCGGCGCCGATCCCCTTCCCGCTGATGGTGATCGACACCACGTGGATGTTCCCGGAGATGTACCAGCACCGCGACCGCACGGCCGAGCGGCTGGGCGTGGAGATCCTGAGCGAGACGAACTGGCAGGCCAAGGAGCGCGGCGCGAACCCCTTCACCTGGGGCTCGGTGGAGTACACGAACGTCATGAACACGCAGGCCCTGGTGCGGGCCCTGCGCGAGCACCGCTTCGACGCGGCCTTCGGCGGCGCCCGGCGCGACGAGGAACGCTCGCGCGCCAAGGAGCGCATCTTCAGCTTCCGCGACGAGCACTCGCGGTGGGACCCGAAGAACCAGCGCCCCGAGCTGTGGGACCTCTACAACACGCGCGTGCACCGCGGCGAGTCGATCCGCGTGTTCCCGATCTCCAACTGGACCGAGCTCGACATCTGGCAGTACATCCTCGTGGAGGACATCGACCTCTGCGAGCTGTACTACTCGAAGCCGCGCCGGATCGTCCGCCGCGACGGGATGCTCATTCCCTACTACACGCCCGACGACCACGAGTACTTCGACCACCCCATGGAGCTGTCCGACGGCGAGCAGGTCGAAGAGGTGTCGGTGCGCTTCCGCACGCTCGGCGACTGGCCGCTGACGGCCGCCACCGAGAGCACGGCCACCACGGTGCAGGAGATCGTGGCCGAGACCATGATCGCGCGGCAGAGCGAGCGCTCCACGCGCATGATCGACTACGACCAGGACGCTTCGATGGAGACGAAGAAGCGGGAGGGCTACTTCTAG